In a single window of the Melissococcus plutonius ATCC 35311 genome:
- the tyrP gene encoding tyrosine-tyramine antiporter yields the protein MSKSEVNKISLGTFVGLTMALCATVRSIPTLAAVGWTLIFYSIFAVLFFAGPISMISGEFATMLPQEGGPQLWVKTALGGKWGFVVAWLLWVQMFPGMVMVASTLGPLLGNTFGNVALGNNHWFVLGCILIIYWIITFLNIKFDMAKVGGNIGVWLGVYIPVIVMLVLGLLSAFKVGLLSNGYLGNFSLSKTIPDLQHIDSLKYLAGITFIFVGIEMSSVYMPRLKDATKNYTKGVFIALIGLVLLNVINALFVENVVPDGKLELANITQSILIYCNILGLPEIIGNIFSFMVFIGVLLQLSAWVTGPSKTIIQVAREGFLPPKFGFYRENKFGVSRNVVLTQSVVISLFALLYGVMDDVSTVFLILTNATTIIYCIVYILIAISIIVMRKNQPDRERPYRIGKSGNGLVWLVSCMLILSIVIVIAATLITGTLVNGLLVGIITLVMFVIPLIINSYKKDWWKTTIDKDLDR from the coding sequence GTGAGTAAATCTGAAGTAAATAAAATAAGTCTGGGAACTTTTGTTGGATTGACAATGGCTTTATGTGCAACTGTTCGTAGTATTCCAACATTAGCAGCAGTAGGCTGGACTTTGATTTTTTATTCAATTTTTGCCGTTTTATTTTTTGCTGGTCCTATTTCAATGATATCAGGAGAGTTTGCAACCATGCTGCCACAGGAAGGTGGACCTCAGTTATGGGTTAAAACAGCTCTTGGAGGAAAATGGGGATTTGTTGTTGCCTGGCTGTTATGGGTTCAAATGTTTCCTGGGATGGTGATGGTAGCTTCAACACTAGGCCCATTATTGGGAAATACATTTGGAAATGTGGCTTTGGGGAACAATCACTGGTTTGTGCTTGGTTGTATTTTGATTATTTATTGGATTATCACATTTTTAAATATAAAATTTGATATGGCAAAAGTCGGCGGAAATATTGGTGTTTGGTTAGGCGTTTACATTCCAGTTATCGTAATGTTGGTTTTAGGTTTACTTTCAGCTTTTAAGGTTGGTTTATTGTCGAATGGTTATTTAGGTAATTTTAGTTTGTCGAAAACAATTCCTGATTTGCAACATATCGATTCTTTAAAATATTTAGCAGGAATTACATTTATTTTCGTGGGAATTGAAATGAGTTCTGTTTATATGCCTCGATTAAAAGATGCTACTAAAAATTATACCAAGGGTGTGTTCATTGCCTTGATTGGTTTAGTATTATTAAATGTAATTAATGCATTATTTGTAGAAAATGTAGTACCAGATGGAAAATTAGAGTTAGCAAATATTACACAATCTATTCTAATTTACTGTAATATTTTAGGATTACCAGAAATTATTGGTAATATCTTTAGTTTTATGGTTTTTATTGGAGTATTACTTCAATTGTCTGCTTGGGTAACGGGTCCTTCAAAAACAATTATTCAAGTTGCACGTGAAGGTTTCTTACCACCAAAATTTGGTTTCTATAGAGAAAATAAATTTGGTGTTTCTAGAAATGTTGTTTTAACACAATCTGTCGTTATTTCACTATTTGCATTATTGTATGGTGTCATGGATGATGTCAGTACCGTATTTTTAATTTTAACAAATGCAACAACAATTATTTATTGTATTGTCTATATCTTAATCGCTATTTCCATCATTGTTATGAGAAAAAATCAACCAGATAGGGAGCGTCCTTATCGAATAGGTAAATCAGGCAATGGGCTTGTTTGGTTAGTAAGCTGTATGCTGATTTTATCTATCGTTATAGTAATTGCTGCTACATTAATTACAGGAACGCTTGTGAATGGTTTGTTGGTTGGAATTATTACATTAGTGATGTTTGTAATTCCTTTGATTATTAATTCTTATAAGAAAGACTGGTGGAAAACAACAATAGATAAGGATTTAGATAGATAA
- the nhaC gene encoding Na+/H+ antiporter NhaC: MNKKISLKECISVLIIMLAILGILIIGFHLTPHIPILVVFTLLLFYGRFRSFTWDEIHDGIVNGITLGIIPIIIFLLIGVLVASWILSGTIPTIMVYGFKIISVRFFLPTVFLVCAIVGVTVGSSFTTISTVGIAFLGIGYILGFNDAMTAGAVVSGAFLGNNISPLSDTTNLAAGIGNINLFEHIENMVFTDLPAFVISLVGYFFLGNSNKTANLSSIDSMVKNMQLNFWVSFWTLIPLIILFAMAIKRIPAIPTLLVGSLSAIILAFIHDPKLTIPKVADTLMNGYVAHTSDQKLNVLLSRGGIVSMLNSASLIILALALGGLLIKFEIVGTIVQELKEKMNRSSRLIGFTALSSIGINLIVGEQYLSIILPGETFKKSFDQACLDKKYLTRTLADSGVAVNALIPWGVSGTFIMGTLKVGALSYGPFAFFPILAPILTILVGFTLNNKQTKKAK; encoded by the coding sequence ATGAATAAAAAAATCTCATTAAAAGAATGTATTAGTGTTTTGATTATTATGTTGGCTATTTTAGGAATACTTATTATTGGTTTCCATTTAACGCCACATATTCCAATCTTGGTTGTCTTTACATTGCTATTATTTTATGGACGCTTTCGGTCATTTACTTGGGATGAAATTCATGATGGGATTGTAAACGGTATAACACTAGGAATTATTCCAATTATTATATTTTTATTAATTGGTGTTTTGGTAGCTTCTTGGATCTTGTCTGGTACAATTCCAACCATTATGGTTTATGGATTCAAAATTATTTCTGTTCGATTTTTCTTACCAACAGTTTTTCTTGTATGTGCTATTGTTGGTGTGACTGTGGGTAGTTCATTTACAACTATTTCAACAGTTGGCATTGCATTTTTAGGCATTGGCTATATTTTAGGTTTTAATGATGCTATGACTGCTGGTGCGGTCGTTTCTGGGGCATTTTTAGGCAATAATATTTCACCGTTGTCTGACACAACAAATTTAGCTGCAGGTATTGGTAATATAAATTTATTTGAACATATTGAGAATATGGTATTTACTGATTTACCTGCATTTGTTATATCACTGGTTGGTTATTTCTTTTTGGGAAATAGTAATAAAACGGCTAACCTATCAAGCATTGATTCAATGGTAAAAAACATGCAGCTTAATTTTTGGGTTTCATTTTGGACATTAATTCCATTAATCATTTTGTTTGCAATGGCCATTAAACGAATTCCGGCTATCCCTACCTTATTAGTTGGTTCGCTTTCAGCGATTATCTTAGCGTTTATTCATGATCCAAAACTAACAATTCCCAAAGTAGCTGATACATTGATGAACGGTTATGTAGCCCACACTTCAGACCAAAAATTAAATGTCCTACTTTCACGTGGTGGCATTGTTAGTATGTTAAATTCTGCTAGTCTAATTATCTTGGCCTTGGCATTAGGTGGATTACTTATTAAGTTTGAAATTGTTGGAACTATCGTTCAAGAATTAAAAGAAAAAATGAATCGTTCTTCTCGTTTAATTGGTTTTACGGCATTAAGTAGTATTGGAATTAACTTAATTGTTGGTGAACAGTATTTATCTATCATTTTACCGGGTGAAACTTTCAAAAAATCTTTTGACCAAGCTTGTTTAGATAAAAAATACTTAACCAGAACACTTGCTGATTCTGGCGTCGCTGTGAATGCATTAATTCCTTGGGGAGTAAGTGGTACATTTATTATGGGAACCTTAAAGGTTGGTGCTTTATCGTATGGACCCTTTGCCTTTTTCCCAATACTTGCACCAATTTTAACCATCTTGGTTGGATTTACGTTGAATAATAAACAAACAAAAAAAGCTAAATAA
- a CDS encoding carbohydrate ABC transporter permease has protein sequence MQLTKNKAKKKRNISKSEAIVHGIIIVLLLLFTLLCLLPFINILASSFATSGELSTRPFILIPKTFTLDAYRYILSTQTIFKAIGISLFVTTVGTFISMVATSFMAYALSRKYLHGRKFFNFIIVFTMLFSGGMIPSFILIKSLGLIDSLWAPILPSIVSAYNMIIMRNFFQGIPDSLEESAKMDGCTDWGVFLRFILPLSLPSIATISLFYAVEYWNTYQPALLYINDSSKWPIQVLLRQIVIVSSGMNADASTVDIVPPAQSVKMAVIIIATLPMLIIYPFIQKYFVKGAIVGSVKG, from the coding sequence ATGCAGTTAACAAAAAACAAAGCAAAGAAAAAACGGAATATATCGAAAAGTGAAGCAATAGTCCATGGCATCATCATTGTACTTTTACTTTTGTTTACACTCTTATGTTTACTTCCTTTTATCAATATTTTAGCTAGTTCATTTGCAACTTCTGGGGAGCTTTCTACCCGACCTTTTATTTTAATTCCTAAGACGTTCACATTAGATGCCTATCGCTATATTTTATCAACACAAACGATCTTTAAGGCAATTGGCATTTCATTGTTTGTAACAACTGTAGGGACATTTATTAGTATGGTTGCTACTTCGTTTATGGCTTATGCACTTTCAAGAAAATATCTGCATGGTCGAAAATTTTTTAATTTTATTATTGTATTTACCATGTTGTTTAGCGGTGGAATGATTCCTTCATTTATTTTAATTAAAAGCTTAGGTCTAATTGATTCCTTATGGGCACCTATTTTACCTAGTATTGTTAGTGCTTACAATATGATTATTATGCGTAATTTTTTCCAAGGAATTCCAGATAGCTTAGAGGAATCAGCAAAAATGGATGGTTGTACGGATTGGGGAGTCTTTTTACGATTTATTTTACCTTTATCTCTTCCTTCAATTGCAACCATTTCATTATTCTATGCAGTAGAATACTGGAATACCTACCAACCAGCTCTATTGTATATTAATGATTCAAGCAAGTGGCCAATTCAAGTACTATTAAGACAAATCGTAATTGTTTCTAGTGGAATGAATGCGGATGCTTCTACTGTTGATATTGTTCCACCAGCACAATCTGTAAAAATGGCCGTTATTATTATTGCTACTTTACCTATGTTAATTATCTATCCATTTATTCAAAAATACTTTGTAAAAGGAGCAATAGTAGGATCGGTGAAAGGATAA
- a CDS encoding alpha/beta hydrolase, producing MQTIEHMLTDYQQFTRPAESSLHMLYYDNTPRSCLLILPGGGYEHLAIFKEEIAIQQWAHSNHLHAALFAYQIEGPYAHQGSAQHFFGTTYSEKQANFFPSINGLPISPPPCFIWHTYGDQSVPIENSQALAEALTEKKGMVELHFFPKGKHGLAMTNQDPFIQQWIFLAESWINRLLKRKEEKNND from the coding sequence ATGCAAACAATTGAGCACATGTTGACTGATTATCAACAATTTACACGACCAGCAGAAAGTTCTCTTCATATGCTTTATTATGATAATACGCCACGTTCTTGTTTATTAATTTTACCTGGCGGAGGCTATGAACACCTAGCTATTTTTAAAGAAGAAATAGCTATTCAGCAATGGGCACATAGCAATCATTTACATGCGGCCTTATTTGCCTACCAAATAGAGGGTCCTTATGCACATCAAGGAAGTGCACAACATTTTTTTGGTACCACCTATTCAGAAAAACAAGCAAATTTTTTTCCCTCGATAAATGGGCTGCCAATTTCTCCTCCACCTTGCTTTATTTGGCATACCTATGGTGATCAATCTGTTCCTATCGAAAATAGTCAAGCTCTAGCAGAGGCATTAACAGAAAAAAAAGGTATGGTTGAGTTACATTTCTTTCCAAAGGGAAAACATGGATTAGCAATGACAAATCAAGACCCTTTTATTCAACAATGGATTTTTCTCGCTGAATCATGGATTAATAGATTATTAAAAAGAAAAGAGGAAAAAAATAATGACTAA
- a CDS encoding helix-turn-helix domain-containing protein, with protein sequence MIIHRKFSIFKIKCKRYSLFYTIFIPISLIGILLIGGYTCYIYQKTYHNIQKNLVNQQSNYVGQVKNNLEQKIQTIEYTFSTYSMTNQFKQMLNQPLNPHNFEEVRKIRSELAYISVMGIDNTTNYHLISLKQGWDISHNSLKQLSKNELLQKKLLAEKTSDYIFWKKKDNHLEMRILLPIFQTERSAIGTATIPQTTIDQLLGKKSTNFFGIYDKNYHSLYQHNQPLTPNLQKKLTNSTKKQGTMIDDQKNIYFYLKSDYNHWTYVACLPNKEIHSSVLSLELGLTLLASCFIILFLIIAYLIASFAERPIREIGDLLAVDSIKGGWKSETKKILSGIDLLLTENAGMISKINKQKPELEKLFLLNLFYDQLTDIEIARKFAQFGYLMNQEEHYAIILIQIDDLGGRPEEAKDLFLVSLENIVSELIPKNMRFQPIILKQEIQATLLYMKPCIDKKKLIDYCTAIQQAAQNFLNIKINFGISNDYTEIKDSKTAVINAKEALSFRINFEQDTMIFFDDIHPYHQKYPAAKYPKKEEQELLDAMRIGEKEATQQYFIQVFSFILNENKHPIILENMILQLVNNLVQFGQLLGADMELLENSQNIYLEVLNKKNPFKVKEKIYTLLILPIVQMTQEKTDYEMRSLSEQMLVLLHKQYDQDISLEMIGEQLNYNPNYLSSVFKKEIGVNFGDYLQNYRLSISKHWLIETDLTIKDISTRLQYTNPQNFIRFFKKKIGTTPGEYRKQNKIYQ encoded by the coding sequence ATGATTATTCATCGTAAATTTTCTATTTTTAAAATAAAATGTAAGCGTTATAGTTTGTTTTATACAATTTTTATACCGATCAGTTTAATTGGGATTCTTTTGATTGGTGGTTATACGTGTTATATTTATCAAAAGACCTATCATAATATCCAAAAAAACTTGGTGAATCAACAGAGTAATTATGTGGGTCAGGTAAAAAATAATCTAGAACAAAAAATTCAAACGATTGAATATACTTTTTCAACGTATAGTATGACAAATCAATTCAAACAAATGCTTAACCAACCACTTAATCCACATAATTTTGAAGAAGTACGCAAAATCCGTTCAGAACTTGCCTATATTAGTGTGATGGGGATCGATAATACTACGAATTATCATCTTATTAGCTTAAAACAAGGTTGGGATATTTCGCATAATTCACTCAAGCAATTATCAAAAAATGAATTATTACAAAAAAAATTATTAGCTGAAAAGACGTCAGATTATATCTTTTGGAAAAAGAAAGATAATCATTTAGAAATGCGAATTTTGCTGCCGATTTTTCAGACGGAACGCTCTGCTATTGGAACTGCAACCATTCCACAAACGACTATTGATCAATTATTAGGAAAAAAATCAACCAATTTTTTTGGTATTTACGATAAAAATTATCATTCGCTTTATCAACATAACCAACCACTTACTCCTAACTTGCAAAAAAAATTGACAAATTCAACGAAAAAACAAGGAACTATGATAGACGATCAGAAAAATATTTATTTTTATTTAAAATCTGATTATAATCATTGGACATATGTTGCTTGTTTGCCAAACAAAGAAATTCATTCATCTGTATTAAGTTTGGAATTAGGACTTACCTTACTAGCCAGTTGTTTTATTATCCTTTTTCTAATTATTGCTTATTTAATTGCTAGTTTTGCTGAGCGACCTATACGTGAAATTGGTGATCTATTGGCGGTTGATTCAATAAAAGGTGGATGGAAATCTGAAACAAAGAAAATTTTATCAGGCATCGATCTGCTTCTAACCGAAAATGCAGGAATGATTAGCAAAATAAATAAACAGAAACCAGAATTAGAAAAACTATTTTTGTTAAATTTGTTCTACGATCAGCTTACCGATATAGAAATAGCCAGAAAATTTGCTCAATTTGGCTATTTAATGAATCAAGAGGAGCATTATGCTATTATATTAATCCAAATTGATGATCTTGGTGGTCGACCAGAAGAAGCTAAAGATTTATTTTTAGTTTCCCTTGAAAATATAGTTTCTGAGTTAATTCCAAAAAACATGCGTTTTCAACCAATTATTTTAAAACAAGAAATACAAGCTACTTTGTTATATATGAAACCTTGCATAGATAAGAAAAAATTGATTGATTATTGTACAGCTATTCAACAAGCTGCACAAAATTTTTTAAATATAAAAATAAATTTTGGTATTTCAAATGACTATACAGAAATAAAGGATAGTAAAACAGCAGTCATCAATGCAAAAGAAGCGTTATCCTTTCGAATAAATTTTGAACAGGATACTATGATTTTCTTTGATGACATTCATCCATATCATCAGAAATACCCAGCCGCTAAATATCCTAAAAAAGAAGAACAGGAATTATTGGATGCCATGCGTATCGGTGAAAAAGAGGCGACTCAACAGTATTTTATCCAGGTTTTTTCTTTCATTTTAAATGAAAATAAACATCCAATTATCCTAGAAAATATGATTTTACAACTCGTTAATAATCTTGTTCAATTTGGACAGCTCTTAGGCGCTGACATGGAATTGCTTGAAAATAGTCAGAATATCTACCTAGAAGTATTAAATAAAAAAAATCCATTTAAAGTTAAAGAAAAAATTTATACTCTGCTCATTCTACCGATTGTTCAAATGACTCAAGAAAAAACAGACTATGAAATGCGATCCTTATCTGAACAAATGCTTGTTTTACTACATAAACAATATGATCAAGATATCTCACTAGAAATGATTGGTGAACAATTGAATTATAATCCAAATTATTTAAGCAGTGTGTTTAAAAAAGAAATCGGTGTAAACTTTGGTGATTATCTACAAAACTATCGTTTATCTATTTCAAAACATTGGCTTATAGAGACAGACCTAACGATTAAAGATATCTCCACTCGTTTACAATATACAAATCCACAAAATTTTATTCGTTTCTTCAAAAAGAAAATTGGAACAACACCTGGTGAATATCGAAAACAAAATAAGATTTATCAATAA
- a CDS encoding glycoside hydrolase family 105 protein: MTKLSNEVLQTVMERYPILAKEKDYQNKWSYDVGVVLQGIKEAYRQTGESKYFNYIKENIDYYIDEDNSPRGYHYEDMNLDNINNGKLLFLLFQETKETKYKVIMDRLFDQLQQMPRTPEGGFWHKKIYPNQMWLDGLYMAEPFYAEYLLTFKNGEGLEDVIKQFRLCYEHTLDKQTGLLYHAWDSAKKQNWADSETGQSPHFWGRAMGWYLMALVDTMEIFQDHENKTYVEELKKIFSNCCQALANVRDKQKHVWFQILDLGDRTGNYLEASASSMIIAAMAKAQRLNILSSDWDAFIKESYQGLQDTFVTYTQEGWVDLNYTCEVAGLGGESRRDGTFAYYISEPIVTNDFKGYGAFLQATLAMEPIGAKNILKV; encoded by the coding sequence ATGACAAAATTATCAAATGAAGTGCTTCAAACAGTTATGGAACGTTATCCAATTTTAGCAAAAGAAAAAGATTATCAAAATAAATGGTCTTATGATGTTGGTGTTGTTTTGCAAGGGATTAAAGAAGCCTATCGTCAAACGGGCGAAAGTAAGTATTTTAATTACATAAAAGAAAATATTGACTATTATATTGATGAAGATAACTCTCCTAGAGGTTATCATTATGAAGATATGAATTTGGATAATATTAACAATGGCAAGCTATTATTTTTGTTGTTCCAAGAAACAAAGGAAACCAAATATAAAGTAATTATGGATAGACTATTCGATCAATTACAACAGATGCCTAGAACGCCTGAAGGTGGCTTCTGGCATAAAAAGATCTATCCTAACCAAATGTGGTTAGATGGTTTATACATGGCCGAACCATTTTATGCTGAATATCTGTTAACTTTTAAAAATGGTGAAGGATTGGAAGATGTTATCAAGCAATTTAGGCTCTGTTATGAACATACTTTAGATAAACAGACGGGTCTTTTATACCATGCTTGGGATTCAGCAAAAAAACAAAACTGGGCAGACTCCGAAACTGGGCAGTCACCTCATTTTTGGGGACGGGCAATGGGATGGTATTTAATGGCATTGGTAGATACAATGGAAATTTTTCAAGACCATGAAAACAAAACCTATGTTGAAGAATTGAAAAAGATATTCTCTAACTGTTGCCAAGCATTAGCCAATGTTCGTGATAAACAAAAGCATGTTTGGTTTCAAATACTTGATTTAGGTGATAGAACAGGTAATTATTTGGAAGCCTCAGCTTCAAGTATGATTATAGCAGCAATGGCTAAAGCTCAAAGATTGAATATTTTATCATCAGATTGGGATGCTTTCATTAAAGAAAGCTATCAAGGATTACAAGATACTTTTGTCACTTATACGCAAGAAGGTTGGGTAGATTTGAATTATACTTGTGAAGTCGCTGGACTTGGTGGAGAAAGTAGACGAGATGGAACATTTGCTTACTACATTAGTGAGCCAATTGTGACAAATGATTTTAAAGGATATGGCGCATTTTTACAAGCAACGTTAGCTATGGAACCCATTGGTGCAAAGAACATCTTAAAAGTATAA
- a CDS encoding ABC transporter permease, whose amino-acid sequence MEATIKTKINQENNENPKKTKKIIRKKRWAQIKKNRALYLMLVPGLAYFLIFKYVPMGGLVIAFQDYQPFLGILGSPFVGLKHFIRLFTEDTFILLIKNTFLIFGLEIVISFLFPIILALMLNELHHVKLKKSIQTIIYLPHFMSWVIVVSIFYVLLTTEGGVVNNIITHLGGQKISFLTDPFWLRPMYILQEIWKGSGWGTIVYLAAMTNVDEQLYEAADMDGAGKLSKMWHITLPCIRPTIITLLILKIGKVLDLGFEHMFLVMNSMNKTVGQIFDTYVYTAGIQNGQLSYSTAVGLFKGLIGLVLVIGVNKLAKKIGEDGIY is encoded by the coding sequence ATGGAAGCAACAATCAAAACAAAAATAAATCAAGAAAACAATGAAAATCCCAAAAAAACAAAAAAAATAATTCGTAAAAAACGTTGGGCACAAATTAAAAAAAATAGAGCACTTTATTTAATGTTAGTACCTGGATTAGCTTATTTTCTTATTTTTAAATATGTACCCATGGGGGGATTGGTAATTGCATTTCAAGATTATCAACCATTTTTAGGAATTTTAGGTAGTCCATTTGTTGGTCTAAAGCATTTTATCCGATTGTTTACAGAGGATACTTTTATATTGCTGATTAAAAATACCTTCCTTATTTTTGGATTGGAAATTGTTATTTCTTTCCTATTTCCAATTATTTTAGCTTTAATGCTTAATGAATTACATCACGTAAAACTAAAGAAATCTATACAAACGATTATTTATTTACCTCATTTTATGTCATGGGTAATTGTTGTTTCAATCTTTTATGTTTTATTAACGACTGAAGGCGGCGTAGTTAATAATATTATTACCCACCTTGGTGGACAAAAAATCTCTTTTCTAACCGATCCGTTTTGGTTGCGACCAATGTATATTCTTCAAGAAATATGGAAAGGTTCTGGATGGGGAACAATTGTCTATCTAGCGGCCATGACAAACGTCGATGAACAGCTTTATGAAGCAGCAGATATGGATGGGGCAGGAAAACTAAGTAAAATGTGGCATATTACATTACCATGTATTCGTCCAACGATTATTACGTTGTTGATTTTAAAGATAGGAAAGGTGCTTGATTTAGGTTTTGAACATATGTTTTTAGTAATGAATTCAATGAATAAAACAGTCGGACAAATTTTTGATACGTATGTTTATACAGCTGGTATACAAAATGGACAGTTAAGTTATTCAACTGCCGTTGGTTTATTCAAAGGACTAATTGGACTTGTACTTGTAATTGGTGTAAACAAACTAGCGAAGAAGATTGGTGAAGATGGTATTTATTAG
- a CDS encoding rhamnogalacturonan acetylesterase — translation MTKTSKIFIAGDSTAAIKQSNKRPETGWGEKLALYISNFEIVNKAKNGRSTKSFINEGLLAEIDNEIEANDYLFIQFGHNDQKKDEDRGTQPYGDYQENLAIFVESAQKVNAIPILLTSITRRAYLNHSNQLDPNTLGDYPEAIRKFAKKNNILLLDMFKRTQEFFQLFSVEETKKFFMHLLPGQNQNYPNGIIDDTHLNNYGATIVAKLVAEELSRLSLPLATSVSFNKNN, via the coding sequence ATGACTAAAACAAGCAAAATTTTTATTGCTGGTGATTCTACTGCAGCCATAAAACAAAGCAACAAACGTCCGGAAACTGGCTGGGGAGAAAAATTGGCTCTTTATATTTCTAATTTTGAAATCGTTAATAAGGCCAAAAATGGAAGATCAACTAAATCTTTTATTAATGAAGGATTATTAGCTGAAATTGATAATGAAATTGAAGCTAATGATTATCTATTCATTCAGTTTGGTCATAATGATCAAAAAAAAGATGAGGATCGTGGAACACAACCTTATGGCGATTATCAAGAAAATTTAGCAATTTTTGTTGAAAGTGCTCAAAAAGTAAACGCCATACCCATTTTATTAACATCGATTACCCGAAGAGCTTATTTAAATCATTCTAATCAGCTCGATCCTAATACCTTAGGCGATTATCCAGAAGCAATACGCAAATTTGCAAAGAAAAATAACATTTTGCTTTTAGATATGTTTAAAAGAACACAGGAATTTTTTCAATTATTCTCAGTTGAAGAAACAAAGAAATTTTTCATGCATCTATTACCTGGTCAAAATCAAAACTATCCAAATGGGATCATTGATGATACTCATCTTAATAATTATGGTGCAACCATCGTTGCCAAATTGGTGGCTGAAGAGTTAAGTAGGTTATCTTTACCTCTAGCTACTTCTGTTTCTTTTAACAAAAATAATTAA
- a CDS encoding YesL family protein, which translates to MSLEKIEKINDRLIKVLTIIYLNFLWIIFTLCGFVIFGIGPATYAVMKYYDRWLRLDDRLPITQTFFAYFKERYRQSMVISWIGLGSMVILIVNLFVVKEWYLQVANLLFLFGIVISFTYVYTIMAATIFASYLEIFKGAILLGFGYLHYTIIAWTLIISSYFVALKILPSIVFLFGIGYIGLIIGYAGKKILIEFTPKTSQKIINE; encoded by the coding sequence ATGTCATTAGAAAAAATTGAAAAGATAAATGATAGATTAATTAAGGTACTCACAATTATTTATCTAAATTTTTTATGGATCATTTTTACTCTTTGCGGATTCGTCATTTTTGGAATTGGACCTGCTACCTATGCAGTGATGAAATATTATGACCGCTGGTTGAGATTAGATGATCGACTGCCAATTACTCAAACTTTCTTTGCCTATTTTAAGGAACGTTACCGTCAATCAATGGTGATTAGTTGGATTGGTTTAGGTAGTATGGTTATTCTGATTGTTAATTTGTTTGTAGTAAAAGAGTGGTACCTGCAGGTAGCAAATCTCTTATTTTTATTCGGTATTGTTATTTCTTTCACATATGTTTATACTATTATGGCAGCAACTATTTTTGCAAGCTACCTTGAAATATTTAAGGGAGCTATCTTATTAGGATTTGGTTATCTTCATTATACTATCATTGCTTGGACACTAATTATTAGCAGTTACTTTGTAGCTTTGAAGATTCTACCAAGTATCGTCTTTTTATTTGGCATCGGATACATAGGATTAATCATCGGCTATGCAGGCAAAAAGATATTAATAGAGTTTACACCAAAAACTTCACAAAAAATAATCAATGAATGA